A genome region from Nocardioides cynanchi includes the following:
- a CDS encoding TIGR03086 family metal-binding protein, which produces MDVGTLYRRTVAGWTDRVGAVGPDQWGDPTPCTAWTVRDLVNHVVGEDRWTVPLMRGLTIEEVGTSLDGDLLGDDPVARARTAAAEAVAVVAELLPSGGTVHLSYGEEQMAEYVHQLAADHLVHAWDLAAATGGDTALDDDLVAEVAGWYAERAPLYRGAGMVGPRGVSRGGAAGDFLADFGRDAAWGPTHAALARFSAAFGRGDVDEIMGLMTQDCIFESTGPAPDGEKHEGAAEVRVMWEELFNDAHRPSFTEEESFVSGDRAVLRWLLQWTEDDGSPGHVRGVDVMRLRDGLVYEKLSYVKG; this is translated from the coding sequence ATGGACGTGGGCACCCTCTACCGGCGCACGGTGGCCGGCTGGACCGACCGGGTCGGTGCGGTCGGTCCCGACCAGTGGGGCGACCCGACGCCCTGCACGGCCTGGACCGTGCGCGACCTGGTCAACCACGTCGTCGGCGAGGACCGCTGGACCGTCCCGCTGATGCGAGGGCTCACCATCGAGGAGGTCGGCACCAGCCTGGACGGCGACCTGCTCGGGGACGACCCGGTCGCCCGGGCGCGAACTGCCGCTGCCGAAGCGGTCGCGGTCGTCGCCGAGCTGCTGCCCAGCGGCGGCACCGTGCACCTGTCGTACGGCGAGGAGCAGATGGCGGAGTACGTCCACCAGCTCGCGGCCGACCACCTGGTGCACGCCTGGGACCTCGCCGCGGCGACCGGTGGCGACACCGCGCTGGACGACGACCTGGTCGCCGAGGTGGCCGGGTGGTACGCCGAGCGCGCCCCTCTCTACCGGGGCGCCGGCATGGTCGGTCCGCGCGGGGTCTCGCGGGGCGGGGCCGCGGGCGACTTCCTCGCCGACTTCGGACGCGATGCCGCCTGGGGTCCGACCCACGCGGCCCTGGCCCGCTTCTCGGCCGCCTTCGGGCGGGGTGACGTCGACGAGATCATGGGCCTGATGACCCAGGACTGCATCTTCGAGTCGACCGGGCCGGCTCCGGACGGGGAGAAGCACGAGGGGGCGGCCGAGGTCCGGGTGATGTGGGAGGAGCTCTTCAACGACGCTCATCGACCGTCGTTCACCGAGGAGGAGTCGTTCGTCAGCGGCGATCGTGCGGTGCTCCGCTGGCTGCTCCAGTGGACCGAGGACGACGGCAGCCCCGGGCACGTGCGCGGGGTCGACGTGATGCGGCTGCGGGACGGGCTCGTCTACGAGAAGCTCTCCTACGTCAAGGGCTGA